The following coding sequences lie in one Haloterrigena sp. KLK7 genomic window:
- a CDS encoding rhamnogalacturonan lyase: MEALDRGLVAVPAEDGVLVRWRLLGTEPADLGFHVYRDGERVNNKPITDSTNYLDPEGTTDSTYAVRAVGNGRASGRKGGGRKPGMSESVEVWDEQYKEIPLNKPDPVEGEDGETVTYHANDASVADLTGDGTLDIVQKWTPSNAKDNAHEGHTSDVLIDGYTIEGEHLWRINLGQNVRAGAHYTPFAVYDFDGDGIAELAVRTSDGATDGTGTVIGDPDADYANEEGRILEGPEYLTVFDGETGEALATEDFEPARGDICDWGDCYGNRADRFLAGVGYFDGERPSILMTRGYYEKSMLAAWDFRDGELETRWIFDSDDGNQEYEGQGNHQLATADVDGDGKDEVVYGSCVIDHDGTGLYSTGWNHGDALHVSDFDPSRDGLEVFMPHEWGPYGATFRDAETGELLWGVEAEGDIGRGMIADIDPNYDGAEAWAGIPLSDNDIGLWSARGEQIDENAVNSMNFGIWWTGDLHRELLDHDFLGWDEGYGHGWLKKWNPETEELELLKSFDGTRSNNGSKGTPCLSGDILGDWREEVIWRREDDEALRLYATPHETDHRLYTLLHDSQYRTALAWQNAGYNQPPWPSYFLGHGMDDPPKPDIEPVSADRD, encoded by the coding sequence ATGGAGGCACTCGACCGGGGACTCGTGGCCGTTCCGGCGGAAGACGGGGTACTCGTCCGCTGGCGACTGCTCGGGACCGAGCCCGCCGATCTGGGATTCCACGTGTATCGCGACGGTGAACGAGTGAATAACAAACCGATCACCGACAGCACGAATTACCTCGATCCCGAGGGAACGACGGACTCGACGTACGCGGTTCGAGCGGTCGGAAACGGTCGAGCCAGCGGCAGGAAAGGCGGCGGCCGGAAACCCGGCATGTCGGAGTCGGTCGAGGTGTGGGACGAGCAGTACAAGGAGATCCCGCTGAACAAGCCCGACCCGGTCGAAGGCGAGGACGGCGAAACGGTCACGTACCACGCGAACGACGCGAGCGTAGCCGACCTCACGGGCGACGGAACGCTCGACATCGTCCAGAAGTGGACGCCGTCGAACGCGAAGGACAACGCCCACGAGGGGCACACGAGCGACGTCCTGATCGACGGGTACACGATCGAGGGCGAGCACCTCTGGCGAATCAATCTCGGGCAGAACGTCCGGGCCGGCGCACACTACACGCCGTTTGCCGTCTACGACTTCGACGGCGACGGGATAGCGGAACTGGCCGTGCGGACGTCCGACGGTGCCACGGACGGAACCGGGACGGTCATCGGAGATCCGGACGCCGACTACGCGAATGAAGAAGGTCGCATCCTCGAGGGGCCGGAGTATCTCACCGTCTTCGACGGCGAGACGGGCGAAGCGCTCGCGACGGAAGATTTCGAACCCGCGCGCGGCGACATCTGCGACTGGGGCGACTGCTACGGCAACCGTGCCGATCGGTTCCTCGCCGGCGTCGGTTACTTCGACGGCGAGCGCCCGAGTATCCTCATGACGCGGGGCTACTACGAGAAATCGATGCTGGCCGCCTGGGACTTCCGCGACGGCGAACTCGAGACTCGCTGGATCTTCGATAGCGACGACGGAAACCAGGAGTACGAGGGCCAGGGTAACCACCAGCTCGCCACCGCCGACGTCGACGGTGACGGAAAAGACGAGGTTGTCTACGGCTCGTGTGTCATCGATCACGACGGCACCGGGCTCTACTCGACCGGCTGGAATCACGGCGACGCACTCCACGTGAGCGACTTCGATCCCAGTCGAGACGGACTCGAGGTCTTCATGCCCCACGAGTGGGGACCGTACGGCGCGACGTTCCGCGACGCGGAAACGGGCGAGTTACTGTGGGGCGTCGAGGCGGAGGGCGACATCGGCCGAGGGATGATCGCGGATATCGATCCGAACTACGACGGTGCCGAAGCGTGGGCAGGCATTCCCCTGTCCGACAACGATATCGGCCTGTGGTCCGCTCGGGGCGAGCAGATCGATGAGAACGCCGTCAACTCGATGAACTTCGGGATCTGGTGGACCGGCGACCTGCACCGCGAGCTGCTGGATCACGACTTCCTCGGCTGGGACGAGGGATACGGCCACGGCTGGCTCAAGAAGTGGAACCCCGAAACCGAGGAACTGGAGCTGTTGAAGTCCTTCGACGGCACGCGGTCGAACAACGGCTCGAAGGGGACGCCGTGTCTCTCGGGCGACATCCTCGGGGACTGGCGCGAGGAAGTGATCTGGCGCCGAGAGGACGACGAAGCGCTGCGTCTGTACGCGACGCCCCACGAGACCGATCACCGGCTGTACACGCTGTTGCACGACTCACAGTATCGGACCGCGCTCGCGTGGCAGAACGCCGGCTACAACCAGCCGCCCTGGCCGAGTTACTTCCTCGGGCACGGGATGGACGACCCGCCGAAGCCCGACATCGAACCCGTCTCAGCGGATCGCGATTGA
- a CDS encoding beta-galactosidase, which yields MSIGVCYFPEHWPRERWETDIRQMADAGIEYVRMAEFSWRVLEPERGEFDFEWLDEIVGLIGEHGMQAVLCTPTAAPPRWLVEERPEILQRDRDGTVRDVGSRRHYCFNSAAYREETERVVRVMADRYADDPRVVGWQTDNEYGCHGTTRCYCDDCAAAFRDWVREEYGTVDALNEAWGTTFWSQQYDDFEQVDLPRPTPAQDHPSMMLDFARFSSDSVVEYNRLQADLLREANDEWFVTHNFMNLFESVDTYDFDEDLDLIAWDSYPTGHVQQAGDETTTDELRAGNPDLLSFNHDLYRSVLDRPFWVMEQQPGDVNWPPHSTQPAEGAMRLWAHHATAHGADAVVYFRWRRCLEGQEQYHAGLRKQDGSPDRGYDDATRAAEELFDLDHVDAPVALLHDYENAWALGEQPHAPDFDYWQLLQSFYAALRAHGVQVDIVHPESDLESYDAVVAPTLHLATESLADRLTAYVKSGGELLLGPRTGVKDEYNKLRPEPQPGPLSDLVGASVDQHETLPTQFEPTVGRTDETNTDYAFRTWAEWLDVDAAEPLLEYAGDDVEGGRTAAVRNAVGDGRVVYCGVWPETDLANELVGSLLDRAGVRRTAVLPDGVRVARRDGHTWVLNFRSDPIAVTLEGDASWRLGGPEIDPFDLAIAETDAVDGLSVRIRE from the coding sequence ATGTCAATCGGAGTGTGCTACTTTCCGGAGCATTGGCCGCGCGAACGGTGGGAGACGGATATCCGGCAGATGGCCGACGCTGGGATCGAGTACGTCCGCATGGCCGAGTTCTCGTGGCGGGTCCTCGAACCCGAACGCGGCGAGTTCGACTTCGAGTGGCTCGACGAGATCGTCGGCCTGATCGGCGAGCACGGGATGCAGGCGGTTCTGTGTACGCCGACGGCGGCGCCGCCGCGGTGGCTCGTCGAGGAACGGCCCGAGATCCTCCAGCGGGACCGCGACGGGACCGTCAGAGACGTCGGGAGCCGGCGCCACTACTGTTTCAACTCTGCGGCCTATCGTGAGGAGACCGAACGCGTCGTCCGGGTGATGGCGGACCGCTACGCCGACGACCCGCGCGTCGTCGGCTGGCAGACCGACAACGAGTACGGCTGTCACGGCACGACGCGCTGTTACTGCGACGACTGCGCCGCCGCGTTCCGGGACTGGGTCCGCGAGGAGTACGGGACCGTCGACGCGCTCAACGAGGCGTGGGGAACGACGTTCTGGAGTCAACAGTACGACGACTTCGAACAGGTCGATCTCCCGCGGCCGACGCCCGCACAGGATCACCCGTCGATGATGCTCGATTTCGCCCGCTTCTCGAGCGACAGCGTCGTCGAGTACAATCGGCTGCAGGCGGACCTGCTTCGCGAGGCGAACGACGAGTGGTTCGTCACGCACAACTTCATGAACCTGTTCGAGTCGGTGGACACATACGATTTCGACGAGGACCTCGATCTGATCGCCTGGGACTCGTACCCGACGGGTCACGTCCAGCAGGCCGGCGACGAGACGACGACCGACGAGCTCCGCGCGGGGAATCCCGATCTGCTCTCGTTCAACCACGACCTCTACCGAAGCGTGCTCGACCGACCGTTCTGGGTGATGGAACAGCAACCGGGCGACGTTAACTGGCCGCCCCATTCGACCCAGCCCGCGGAGGGGGCGATGCGGCTGTGGGCCCACCACGCGACCGCCCACGGTGCCGACGCCGTCGTCTACTTCCGCTGGCGGCGCTGCCTCGAAGGTCAGGAGCAGTACCACGCCGGGCTCCGCAAGCAGGACGGGTCGCCGGACCGAGGCTACGACGACGCGACGCGGGCCGCCGAGGAGCTGTTCGACCTCGACCACGTCGACGCGCCCGTCGCCCTGCTACACGACTACGAGAACGCGTGGGCGCTCGGCGAACAGCCCCATGCGCCCGACTTCGACTACTGGCAGCTGTTACAGTCGTTCTACGCAGCGCTCCGAGCGCACGGCGTGCAGGTAGACATCGTGCATCCCGAAAGCGACCTCGAGTCGTACGACGCGGTCGTCGCGCCGACGCTCCACCTGGCGACCGAATCGCTGGCCGACCGGTTGACTGCGTACGTCAAGTCCGGCGGCGAACTGCTGCTCGGCCCGCGGACGGGTGTCAAAGACGAGTACAATAAACTCCGACCCGAGCCCCAGCCCGGTCCGCTGTCGGATCTCGTCGGCGCGAGCGTCGACCAGCACGAGACGCTTCCGACGCAGTTCGAGCCGACCGTCGGCCGAACCGACGAGACGAATACTGACTACGCGTTCCGGACATGGGCCGAGTGGCTCGACGTCGACGCGGCCGAGCCGCTACTCGAGTACGCGGGCGACGACGTCGAAGGCGGACGAACGGCGGCCGTTCGAAACGCGGTCGGCGATGGACGCGTCGTCTACTGCGGCGTCTGGCCCGAGACCGACCTCGCGAACGAGCTCGTCGGCTCGCTCCTCGACCGCGCCGGCGTCCGCCGTACGGCGGTGCTCCCAGACGGCGTTCGCGTCGCCCGGCGCGACGGTCACACCTGGGTGCTGAACTTCAGGAGCGATCCGATCGCGGTGACGCTCGAGGGGGACGCGTCGTGGCGACTCGGCGGTCCGGAGATCGACCCGTTCGATCTCGCAATCGCCGAGACCGACGCGGTTGACGGCCTCTCGGTACGGATTCGAGAGTGA
- a CDS encoding universal stress protein, translated as MDNALVVVDDTDMHRALLAEAGRLAHDTGAKLTVLAWITPDQVDETADNLEAIEQVEGTSYSEPEPTATAAQFARQFAEDVFESFDESIEFTADGIVTTENERADAIIDTAERLDCDHVFIVGRRRSPTGKALFGDVAQRILLNFDGTVTLKMD; from the coding sequence ATGGATAACGCACTGGTCGTCGTCGACGACACCGATATGCATCGAGCGTTGCTCGCGGAAGCCGGACGCCTCGCACACGATACCGGCGCAAAGCTGACCGTCCTCGCGTGGATCACGCCGGATCAGGTCGACGAGACGGCCGACAATCTGGAAGCGATCGAACAGGTAGAGGGAACGTCCTACAGCGAGCCCGAACCGACCGCCACCGCGGCGCAGTTCGCCCGACAGTTCGCGGAGGACGTCTTCGAGTCGTTCGACGAGTCGATCGAGTTCACCGCCGACGGGATCGTTACCACGGAGAATGAGCGCGCCGACGCGATCATCGACACCGCGGAGCGACTCGACTGCGACCACGTCTTCATCGTCGGCCGACGGCGCTCGCCGACCGGGAAGGCGCTGTTCGGCGACGTCGCCCAGCGTATCCTCCTCAACTTCGACGGCACCGTGACGCTGAAAATGGACTGA
- the dgoD gene encoding galactonate dehydratase encodes MTEIVDYELFEVPPRWLFLRLETADGTVGWGEPVVEGRAKTVRTAVEELLDNYLLGEDPDRIEDHWQAMYRGGFYRGGPVLMSAIAGIDQALWDIKGKRLGVPVHELLGGATRDRIRVYQWIGGDRPSDVAEQARAQVEAGFTALKMNATEEIERVDDPATIEAAVTRLREVREAVGDEVDIGVDFHGRVSKPMAKRLVEKLEPHEPMFVEEPVLPEHNDALPEIASHTTIPIATGERMFSRWDFKQVFENGAVDVIQPDLSHAGGITEVKKIAAMAEAYDVAMAPHCPLGPIALASCLQVDASSHNAFIQEQSLNIHYNETSDVLEYLADPSVFDYEDGYVQIPDEPGLGIEIDEDHVRDQADVGHDWHNPVWRHDDGSVAEW; translated from the coding sequence ATGACAGAAATCGTCGACTACGAACTGTTCGAGGTCCCGCCGCGATGGCTCTTCCTGCGTCTCGAGACGGCCGACGGAACGGTCGGCTGGGGCGAACCGGTCGTGGAGGGGCGCGCGAAGACCGTTCGGACCGCGGTGGAGGAACTCCTCGACAACTACCTGCTGGGTGAGGATCCGGACCGGATCGAGGACCACTGGCAGGCGATGTACCGCGGCGGCTTCTATCGCGGCGGCCCGGTGTTGATGAGCGCCATCGCCGGGATCGATCAGGCCCTCTGGGACATCAAGGGCAAGCGGCTGGGCGTTCCGGTCCACGAACTGCTCGGCGGTGCAACCCGGGACCGGATCCGTGTCTATCAGTGGATCGGCGGCGACCGCCCCTCCGACGTGGCCGAACAGGCTCGAGCGCAGGTCGAGGCGGGCTTTACGGCGCTCAAGATGAACGCGACGGAAGAGATCGAGCGCGTCGACGATCCCGCGACGATCGAGGCCGCGGTCACTCGACTCCGCGAGGTCCGCGAGGCCGTCGGCGACGAGGTCGACATCGGCGTCGACTTCCACGGTCGCGTTTCGAAACCGATGGCGAAGCGGCTCGTCGAGAAGCTGGAACCTCACGAGCCGATGTTCGTCGAGGAGCCCGTCCTGCCGGAGCACAACGACGCGCTGCCGGAGATCGCGTCGCATACCACGATCCCGATCGCCACCGGCGAGCGGATGTTCTCCCGGTGGGACTTCAAACAGGTGTTCGAGAACGGGGCCGTCGACGTGATTCAGCCCGATCTGAGCCACGCCGGCGGGATCACGGAGGTCAAAAAGATCGCCGCGATGGCCGAAGCGTACGACGTGGCGATGGCCCCGCACTGCCCGCTCGGTCCGATCGCGCTCGCCTCCTGTCTCCAGGTAGACGCCAGCTCTCACAACGCGTTCATTCAGGAGCAGAGCCTGAACATCCACTACAACGAGACCAGCGACGTGCTCGAGTACCTGGCCGATCCGTCCGTCTTCGACTACGAAGACGGGTACGTCCAGATCCCGGACGAGCCGGGGCTCGGCATCGAGATCGACGAGGACCACGTCCGCGACCAGGCCGACGTCGGCCACGACTGGCACAACCCCGTCTGGCGACACGACGACGGCAGCGTCGCCGAGTGGTAA
- a CDS encoding glycoside hydrolase family 4: MHRLEERSSSQSRSSIKIGYIGGGSHGWAHTLINDLLQCDDLAGTVSLYDVDYEAAEQNARLANGLADRSDANGAWTFEAHRDVDDALADADFVICSIQDPVAETFVHDIDVPQEYGIYQTVADTVGPGGVLRSLRAIPQYREIAATVREQCPDAWVINYTNPMTVCTRALYEEYPDINAIGLCHEVFETQRLLADIAERYVDGTEDVAREEIDVNVKGINHFTWVDEAYWNGHDLFQYLDRELEERKPIPGFEPGELNDESYWTNHHQIAFDLYDRFGLLGAAGDRHLAEFVPWYLDIDEPEEIQRWGVRLTPSSARTGDSEGPAKMERYLSGDEEFEFTESGEEVVDIMRALEGLEPIKTHVNHPNRGQTPDLPTGAVVETNAVITGGGVAPITAGELPREVRSMVLTAVHNQETLIEAGFAGDLDLAFQAFLNEPLVSVQRDEARDLFAELVDLERDYLRAYDLEGADVLED; this comes from the coding sequence ATGCATCGACTCGAAGAGAGATCTTCGTCGCAGTCGCGTTCGTCGATAAAAATCGGCTATATCGGTGGCGGCAGTCACGGGTGGGCACACACGCTCATCAACGACCTGCTCCAGTGCGACGATCTCGCGGGGACGGTATCGCTCTACGACGTTGACTACGAAGCGGCTGAGCAGAACGCGAGACTGGCGAACGGCCTCGCGGACCGGTCGGACGCCAACGGAGCGTGGACGTTCGAGGCGCATCGGGACGTCGACGACGCGCTCGCGGACGCCGACTTCGTCATCTGCTCGATTCAGGATCCGGTCGCGGAGACGTTCGTCCACGACATCGACGTCCCGCAGGAGTACGGGATTTACCAGACCGTCGCGGACACGGTGGGCCCCGGCGGCGTCCTGCGCTCGTTGCGAGCGATCCCGCAGTACCGCGAGATCGCGGCGACGGTCCGCGAACAGTGCCCCGACGCGTGGGTGATCAACTACACGAACCCGATGACCGTCTGTACGCGGGCGCTCTACGAGGAGTACCCCGACATCAACGCGATCGGGCTCTGTCACGAGGTGTTCGAAACGCAGCGACTGCTGGCCGACATCGCCGAGCGGTACGTCGACGGCACCGAGGACGTCGCCCGCGAGGAGATCGACGTGAACGTGAAGGGGATCAACCACTTCACGTGGGTCGACGAGGCGTACTGGAACGGACACGACCTCTTCCAGTACCTCGACCGCGAACTCGAGGAACGGAAACCGATTCCGGGGTTCGAACCCGGCGAGTTGAACGACGAGTCCTACTGGACGAACCACCACCAGATCGCCTTCGATCTCTACGATCGGTTCGGGCTACTCGGCGCGGCGGGCGACCGCCACCTCGCCGAGTTCGTTCCCTGGTACCTCGACATCGACGAGCCCGAGGAGATCCAGCGCTGGGGCGTTCGGCTGACGCCCAGTTCCGCCCGTACCGGCGACAGCGAAGGTCCGGCGAAGATGGAACGATATCTGTCCGGCGACGAGGAGTTCGAGTTCACCGAGTCCGGCGAGGAGGTCGTCGATATCATGCGCGCGCTCGAGGGACTCGAGCCGATCAAGACGCACGTCAACCACCCGAATCGGGGGCAGACGCCCGACCTGCCGACGGGCGCCGTCGTCGAGACTAACGCCGTCATCACCGGCGGCGGCGTCGCGCCGATCACCGCCGGCGAACTCCCGCGCGAAGTGCGGTCGATGGTACTGACGGCCGTGCACAATCAGGAGACGCTCATCGAGGCCGGTTTCGCCGGCGATCTGGACCTCGCCTTCCAGGCGTTCCTCAACGAACCGCTAGTTTCCGTCCAACGCGACGAAGCCCGAGACCTGTTCGCCGAACTCGTCGACCTCGAGCGCGACTACCTCCGAGCGTACGATCTGGAGGGCGCCGACGTCCTCGAGGACTGA
- a CDS encoding right-handed parallel beta-helix repeat-containing protein — MTLAATGLTAGAIGTAQASDHDAEVWQTDGTWYAANDGTVYEGPDHMDAIQAAVDSLTAGRTSKEKVLVKNSGSVGPHSWDGDLKAVDLPSYTVIEHNGTISVEDTGEDLIVPFRARSVESIEIQNVTIEGNPRYGIWIQSCSDVQLGTVDMSLWDTETVGIGVRIDDSDGGRSQNVSLEYASVEGSQHHAVETYGVDDVDIGTVETVDTGGCGLLLNDTAYATVDYVNATRADQGGGYAGFRCANGAGPEIVVNRVDAVDCGRGIFTVSGSEGIEIYDVYLDGNGGNLVQDTRYLLIDGGTVTNTGSSGIRIDSRDSDTHPHTSDVTVRNLELTGNAEYGVYETGPDTESNAIVDNHFCNNASGAVETYANNTDVSGNSYCG; from the coding sequence TTGACACTCGCAGCGACGGGGCTGACAGCGGGTGCGATCGGTACCGCGCAGGCGAGCGACCACGACGCCGAGGTCTGGCAGACCGACGGTACCTGGTACGCCGCGAACGACGGAACGGTCTACGAGGGACCGGACCACATGGACGCGATTCAGGCGGCCGTCGATAGCCTCACCGCCGGTCGAACCTCGAAGGAGAAGGTCCTGGTCAAAAATTCCGGATCGGTCGGTCCCCACTCGTGGGACGGCGACCTCAAGGCCGTCGATCTGCCGAGCTACACCGTGATCGAACACAACGGGACGATCTCCGTCGAAGACACCGGCGAGGACCTGATCGTTCCGTTTCGCGCACGGAGCGTCGAATCGATCGAGATTCAGAACGTTACCATCGAGGGCAACCCGCGCTACGGGATCTGGATCCAGAGCTGTTCGGACGTTCAGCTGGGCACCGTCGACATGTCGCTGTGGGACACCGAGACCGTCGGAATCGGGGTTCGGATCGACGACAGCGACGGCGGACGGAGTCAGAACGTCTCGCTCGAGTACGCCTCCGTCGAGGGATCCCAGCACCACGCGGTCGAGACGTACGGCGTCGACGACGTCGATATCGGCACCGTCGAGACCGTCGACACGGGCGGCTGCGGACTGCTGCTGAACGACACGGCCTACGCGACGGTCGATTACGTCAACGCCACGCGAGCGGACCAGGGCGGCGGCTACGCCGGCTTCCGGTGTGCGAACGGCGCCGGGCCGGAGATCGTCGTCAATCGGGTCGACGCCGTCGACTGCGGACGCGGGATCTTCACCGTCTCCGGGAGCGAGGGCATCGAGATCTACGACGTCTACCTCGACGGCAACGGCGGGAACCTCGTCCAAGACACCCGGTATCTACTCATCGACGGCGGGACCGTTACGAACACCGGCAGCAGCGGGATCCGCATCGACTCGCGGGACAGCGATACCCATCCGCACACGTCCGACGTCACGGTCCGCAACCTCGAGCTCACGGGCAACGCCGAGTACGGCGTCTACGAGACCGGACCCGACACGGAATCGAACGCGATCGTCGACAACCACTTCTGTAACAACGCCAGCGGAGCAGTCGAGACGTACGCGAACAATACGGACGTCAGCGGGAACTCGTACTGCGGCTAA
- a CDS encoding SGNH/GDSL hydrolase family protein yields MHRDGIQFHNVGDVRSIEGRDGQLLQRVPETVRTELNDGAQSRMRHPAGVELRFVPDGTARVTLSIIPNENAEESTVRVFWGPVQGSTEVVVGPEPTAIEVSLPEKLADLEPSAVEDLAFDPRVCRIQLSGEHRSGPIAYHGLEGDVRPPRDEELPDRRYLAYGTSITEGASPLAEHLTYVSQTARRLAADPINLGSCGTAYCDAEMTDHIAERDDWDIATLAISVNMIGTFDPEAFRDRAERMIDRVASAHPEKPVVAITIFPHSRDVCRSNGETERCERFREELREIVAETPHGNVSLLEGPDLLPTIGGLTADLVHPGDNAMITMGETLAAELEPLLED; encoded by the coding sequence ATGCACCGCGACGGGATCCAGTTTCACAACGTCGGCGACGTGCGATCGATCGAGGGTCGAGACGGACAGTTACTGCAGCGCGTTCCGGAAACGGTCAGAACGGAACTCAACGACGGCGCACAGTCGCGAATGCGTCATCCCGCGGGCGTCGAACTCCGGTTCGTTCCCGACGGTACCGCGAGGGTGACGCTCTCGATAATTCCCAACGAAAACGCCGAGGAGAGCACCGTCCGGGTCTTCTGGGGCCCGGTTCAGGGCTCGACCGAGGTCGTCGTCGGTCCCGAGCCGACGGCGATCGAGGTCTCGCTGCCCGAGAAACTCGCCGACCTCGAGCCGTCGGCCGTCGAGGACCTCGCGTTCGATCCGCGGGTCTGTCGAATCCAGTTATCGGGCGAGCACCGCAGCGGGCCGATAGCCTATCACGGGCTCGAGGGCGACGTCCGGCCGCCCCGCGACGAGGAACTGCCCGACCGGCGCTACCTCGCGTACGGTACCTCGATCACCGAAGGCGCGTCGCCGCTGGCCGAGCACCTGACCTACGTCAGCCAGACGGCCCGTCGGCTCGCCGCCGACCCGATCAACCTCGGCTCCTGTGGCACCGCCTACTGCGACGCCGAGATGACCGACCACATCGCCGAGCGCGACGACTGGGATATCGCGACGCTCGCGATCTCGGTGAACATGATCGGTACGTTCGACCCCGAGGCGTTCCGCGACCGTGCCGAGCGAATGATCGACCGCGTGGCGAGCGCCCACCCCGAGAAGCCTGTCGTCGCCATCACCATCTTCCCTCACTCTCGGGACGTCTGTCGGAGCAACGGGGAGACCGAACGCTGCGAGCGGTTCCGCGAGGAACTCCGCGAGATCGTCGCCGAAACGCCCCACGGGAACGTGTCACTGCTCGAGGGTCCTGATCTGCTACCGACTATCGGCGGGCTCACTGCCGATCTGGTCCACCCCGGTGACAACGCGATGATCACGATGGGCGAGACGCTCGCCGCCGAACTCGAGCCGTTGCTCGAGGACTGA